A single genomic interval of Oryza sativa Japonica Group chromosome 7, ASM3414082v1 harbors:
- the LOC107276047 gene encoding photosystem II 10 kDa polypeptide, chloroplastic, translating to MAASVMASCALKPSPSPFLEQTRIRAIQPSSRPSLFRVMAKKAKKIQTSQPFGPGGGPNLKDGVDASGRPIKGKGVYQFASKYGANVDGYSPIYNPEEWSPSGDVYTGGKTGLLLWAVTLSGILLAGALLVYNTSALAS from the exons ATGGCAGCCTCTGTCATGGCCTCTTGTGCTCTAAaaccatctccatctccattttTGGAACAGACGCGAATCCGAGCCATCCAACCATCATCAAGGCCATCCTTGTTCAGAGTAATGGCCAAAAAAGCAAAGAAGATCCAGACTTCTCAGCCTTTCG GACCTGGAGGAGGACCGAACCTGAAAGACGGTGTTGACGCGTCCGGAAGGCCAATCAAG GGGAAAGGGGTCTACCAGTTTGCCAGCAAGTATGGAGCTAATGTTGATGGATACAG CCCAATATATAACCCAGAGGAATGGTCACCAAGTGGTGATGTTTATACTGGAG GAAAGACAGGGTTGTTGCTCTGGGCAGTCACTCTTTCTGGAATTCTGCTGGCTGGTGCTCTTCTTGTCTACAATACTAGTGCCTTGGCTTCTTGA
- the LOC4342396 gene encoding probable receptor-like protein kinase At1g30570 yields the protein MKMESFAWLLLILVLFSILEDVRGSKSKPILINCGSDSTTDVDGRRWIGDSSPKNFTLSLPGTVATAPDSDGKETYGDLYKNARIFNASSSYKFIVAAAGSYFLRLHFSQLPTNFSTKESLFDVSANGLKLVSKFNVPAEIYLRNSKINSTSRAIVKEYLLNVTSSNLEIEFSPDAESFAFINAMEIVPVSGNSVFDSVNKVGGYGLKGPFSLGDSAVETMYRICVGCGKIESKEDPGLWRKWDSDENFIFSMSAARAISNSSNISYVSSDDSTSAPLRLYETARVTTESSVMDKKFNVSWSFNVDPDFDYLVRLHFCELEYDKAEQRKFKIYINNKTAAENYDVFAKAGGKNKAFHEDFLDAASPQMDTLWVQLGSESSAGPAATDALLNGMEIFKVSRNGNLAHPTVRIGGFNSAMGKPKRSPKWVLIGAAAGLVIFVSIVGVIFVCFYLRWKKKTSANKTKDNPPGWRPLVLHGATTPAANSRSPTLRAAGTFGSNRMGRQFTVAEIREATMNFDDSLVIGVGGFGKVYKGEMEDGKLVAIKRGHPESQQGVKEFETEIEILSRLRHRHLVSLIGYCDEQNEMILVYEHMANGTLRSHLYGTDLPALTWKQRLEICIGAARGLHYLHTGLDRGIIHRDVKTTNILLDDNFVAKMADFGISKDGPPLDHTHVSTAVKGSFGYLDPEYYRRQQLTQSSDVYSFGVVLFEVLCARPVINPALPRDQINLAEWALKWQKQKLLETIIDPRLEGNYTLESIRKFSEIAEKCLADEGRSRPSIGEVLWHLESALQLHQGLLQSANTDDLSQPELKLSDASCNLGCIEEVEESCRAGSQDVNEEYVDVKIEVP from the coding sequence ATGAAGATGGAGTCTTTCGCTTGGTTGCTGTTGATTCTTGTTCTATTCTCGATTTTGGAGGATGTGCGAGGATCAAAATCCAAGCCGATCTTGATCAACTGCGGCTCAGATTCCACCACCGATGTTGATGGCAGGAGATGGATTGGGGATTCTTCTCCCAAGAACTTCACACTCAGCTTACCAGGAACAGTTGCCACAGCTCCAGATTCTGATGGGAAAGAGACATATGGAGATTTGTACAAGAATGCCCGGATCTTCAATGCATCCTCAAGCTACAAGTtcatcgtcgccgctgccgggaGCTACTTTCTCCGGCTCCATTTCAGTCAGCTACCCACTAATTTCAGCACCAAAGAATCACTCTTTGATGTTTCAGCAAATGGCCTGAAGCTGGTCTCCAAGTTCAATGTCCCTGCAGAGATCTACCTGAGGAACTCCAAGATCAACTCCACCAGCCGCGCCATCGTGAAGGAGTATCTTCTCAATGTCACCTCCAGTAACTTGGAGATTGAGTTCTCCCCCGATGCCGAATCGTTCGCCTTCATCAATGCCATGGAGATTGTGCCTGTGTCTGGCAACTCGGTTTTTGATTCGGTTAACAAGGTTGGTGGTTATGGCTTGAAGGGTCCTTTCAGTCTTGGGGATAGCGCGGTCGAGACGATGTATAGGATTTGTGTGGGGTGTGGCAAGATAGAGAGTAAGGAGGATCCTGGCTTGTGGAGGAAGTGGGATTCAGATGAAAATTTCATATTCTCTATGAGTGCTGCGCGCGCCATCTCCAATTCTTCCAATATAAGCTATGTGTCAAGTGATGATTCTACCTCGGCGCCTTTGAGGCTCTATGAAACTGCCAGGGTGACGACGGAGAGTTCAGTCATGGACAAGAAATTCAATGTGTCTTGGAGCTTTAATGTTGACCCTGATTTTGATTACTTGGTCCGGTTGCATTTCTGTGAGCTGGAGTATGACAAGGCGGAGCAGCGCAAGTTCAAGATTTACATAAACAACAAGACTGCTGCTGAGAACTATGACGTGTTTGCGAAAGCCGGGGGGAAGAACAAGGCTTTTCATGAGGACTTCCTTGATGCCGCCTCACCGCAGATGGACACTCTTTGGGTTCAGTTGGGATCTGAATCCTCAGCAGGTCCTGCAGCTACTGATGCACTTCTGAATGGCATGGAGATCTTTAAGGTCAGTCGGAATGGGAATCTTGCTCATCCAACTGTGAGGATTGGAGGTTTCAACAGTGCCATGGGGAAACCGAAACGTAGCCCCAAGTGGGTACTAATTGGTGCAGCTGCTGGTTTGGTGATTTTTGTGTCAATTGTTGGTGTTATTTTCGTATGTTTCTATCTGCGATGGAAGAAGAAGACTTCAGCTAACAAAACCAAGGATAATCCACCAGGTTGGAGGCCACTTGTGCTCCATGGTGCTACAACACCTGCAGCAAATTCCCGCTCCCCAACTCTTCGTGCAGCAGGTACGTTTGGGAGCAACAGGATGGGAAGGCAGTTCACTGTTGCAGAAATCAGAGAAGCCACCATGAACTTTGATGATTCCTTGGTGATCGGTGTTGGTGGTTTCGGCAAGGTCTACAAGGGAGAGATGGAAGATGGCAAGCTGGTGGCAATCAAGAGGGGGCATCCAGAGTCTCAGCAGGGTGTGAAGGAGTTTGAAACTGAGATCGAGATCCTCTCAAGACTGCGACACCGACACCTTGTGTCCTTGATTGGCTACTGTGATGAGCAAAATGAGATGATCTTAGTTTATGAGCACATGGCAAATGGTACCTTGAGGAGCCACCTTTATGGAACTGATCTTCCTGCTCTTACATGGAAGCAGAGGCTTGAAATATGTATCGGCGCAGCCCGGGGGCTTCACTACCTTCACACTGGACTTGACAGGGGTATAATCCACAGGGATGTCAAGACTACTAATATCTTGTTGGATGACAACTTTGTTGCAAAGATGGCAGATTTTGGTATCTCGAAAGATGGTCCACCTTTAGATCATACTCATGTTAGTACTGCTGTTAAGGGGAGTTTTGGTTACCTTGATCCAGAATATTATCGGAGGCAGCAGTTAACCCAAAGTTCAGATGTGTACTCTTTTGGCGTTGTGCTGTTTGAAGTTCTATGTGCTCGGCCAGTCATAAACCCGGCCTTGCCAAGAGATCAGATAAACCTTGCTGAGTGGGCTCTCAAGTGGCAAAAGCAGAAGTTACTTGAGACCATAATCGACCCTCGGTTAGAGGGAAATTACACACTGGAGTCCATCAGGAAATTCAGTGAGATAGCTGAAAAATGCCTTGCAGATGAAGGGAGAAGCCGGCCTTCGATTGGTGAAGTCCTGTGGCACCTAGAGAGTGCTTTGCAGTTGCATCAAGGTCTTCTGCAAAGTGCGAATACTGATGATTTATCACAGCCTGAACTGAAGCTCTCTGATGCATCCTGCAATTTAGGGTGCATCGAAGAAGTTGAGGAATCCTGCCGTGCAGGGTCCCAGGATGTGAATGAGGAATATGTGGATGTCAAAATTGAAGTTCCATGA
- the LOC4342395 gene encoding photosystem II 10 kDa polypeptide, chloroplastic: protein MAASVMASLALKPSASPLLERSKLRGKGTMARPSLIIVAKKAKKIQTSQPYGPAGGVVFKEGVDASGRVAKGKGLYQFSNKYGANVDGYSPIYTPEEWSSTGDVYVGGKAGLLLWAITLAGILVGGAILVYNTSALA from the exons ATGGCTGCCTCTGTCATGGCTTCTCTGGCTCTGAAACCATCTGCATCTCCATTACTAGAACGTTCGAAGCTTCGAGGGAAAGGGACAATGGCAAGGCCATCTTTGATCATAGTGGCCAAGAAAGCAAAGAAGATTCAGACATCCCAGCCCTATG GGCCTGCTGGAGGAGTGGTGTTCAAGGAAGGTGTTGATGCATCTGGAAGGGTAGCCAAG GGAAAGGGTCTTTACCAGTTTTCCAACAAGTATGGAGCAAATGTTGATGGGTACAG CCCAATATATACCCCAGAAGAATGGTCTTCAACTGGTGATGTCTATGTTGGAG GAAAGGCAGGTTTACTTCTCTGGGCAATCACTCTTGCTGGAATTCTAGTTGGCGGCGCTATTCTTGTCTACAACACTAGTGCACTGGCTTAG